GAGGGACACGCGGCCCCGCCTGCCAGGTTCTCCTGACACGCACCCATCACGGTGACCACGGTCACCAGTGCGCCCAGAAGGAGCAGCGCGCGACGCGGCTTACGAGAAACGAGCACTCCGGCCTTCCACGGAGAGATGGTTCTGGTGCGCCTGACGCATCGCCATGCCAAGCACGATGCGCCGGCCGATCACGAACGGTCGAGGGATTGCGACGTGAACGGAGACGGCAGCAAAGAGGAGATGGACCAACGCGACTCGACGCCACGACTCGTACAACTCGAAATCTCGAGACGGGGGCCGAGCTCTCCCAACACTTGTCGACAAAGACCACACGGCGCTGCGGGAACAGCCGCCTCGCTCGCGATTACCAATGCAACAAAATCCCGCGCACCGTCCGCCACCGCAGTCGCGACCGCCACGCGCTCGGCGCACATCGATGCCGGGTACGACGCATTCTCGACGTTGCACCCGGCATAGATCCGCCCATCGCTCGAGCGAATCGCTGCGCCAACACGAAACCGCGAGTACGGCGCATAGGCATGATCGAGCGCCGCGAACGCCATCGCGCGAAGCTCGCGCCAGTCCGCATCCGACGTCCCGGTAGGCACGCCGACGAGTGCGGAGCCCGAAGCGCTATGCGTCACGCGGCGAGCAGCTCCGGGAGAAACGACACGCCGCGATCGCGAAAGTCGACCCCCAACCACTCCGCGACGGTGACGCCGAGGTCGGAGAAAGTGGATCGCTCACCCAGCGATCGCGGATGCACGCGCGAGCCCAGGACCAGAAGAGGCACACGCTCACGTGCGTGATCGGTGGATGGTGTAGTCGGGTCGTTCCCGTGATCGGCCGTCAGGAAAAGCAAGTCGTCCTCGCGAAGTGCGCCTTCGATGCCGGGCAGCGCGGAGTCGAACGCCCGCAGTCCTTCATAGAACCCCGATATGTCGTTTCGGTGCCCCCAAAGCTGGTCGAAATCTACTAGGTTGGCGAAGAGCAGCCCACCAGTGAGCGCGTCGAGCGCGCGATGAATTTCCGCAATGCCGGCCGCGTTGTCCGATGTATGTACCGACGAGAGCGCTCGTCCGGCGAACAGATCATCCACCTTGCCGACGCCCATCCGCGCAATGCCGCGCTCGGCGAGCGCATCGAGCAGCGTGCGCTCAGGCGGCTCGATCGCAAAGTCGCGTCGTGCGGCGGTGCGACGATAGGCGCCCGGCTCGCCGGTGAACGGGCGCGCGATCACGCGCGCGACGTCGTTGGGCGCGACCAGCATCGACCGCGCGATCTCGCAGGCGGCGTACAACTCCTCGAGCGGAACGATGCGCTCGTGCGCTGCCACCTGAAACACCGAATCCGCGCTCGTATAGAGAATCCATCGCCCCGTGCGCTCGTGCTCGGCGCCATACTTCTCGATCACCTCGGTGCCGCTCGCCGCAATGTTGCCCAGCACGCCACGTCCCGTGCGCTCGGAAAACTCGCGCACGAGCGGATCGGGGAATCCGTTCGGATACGTAGGGAACGGTCGCTCGAGACGCACGCCCGCGATCTCCCAGTGTCCGATGGTACTGTCTTTCCCGACGGATGCCGGACGCATCGTACCCCACGCAGCGCCGGGACGTTGGGCAGGCGCGACGCCGTCGAGCTCCGCGATGCAGCCGAGTCCGAGGCGCTCCAGGTTGGGGAGTTCCATGCCGCCCACGGCCCGCGCGAGATTGCCGAGCGTGTTGCTTCCCGCGTCGCCATAGACATCGGCATCGGGCGCCGCGCCGATGCCCACACCATCGAGCACGAGAATGATCGCGCGGCGCGTCACGACGCGTTCACGTACACGCGCGGCAGACGCGACTGGAGAGCCGTAAGAAGCTCGTAAGGCGACAGGCCGCCATCGTGCGCGACCGATTCCACACTGCGCTCGCGCACTCCGTCGCGGCCGATCAGCGTGACCACATCGCCGACATCGCATGCGATGTCCGTGACATCGATCATCGTCATGTCCATCGTCACGACGCCAACGACCGGAGCGCAGCGGCCGGCGACGAGCACCTGCGTGCGATTGCCGAGCACGCGACGGTAGCCGTCGGCGTAGCCCAACGGCAGCGTGGCAATGCGACGCGAGCCGGCGATCCGATGCGTGGCGTCGTAGCTCACGGAGTCACCGTCGTCGAGCGTATGGATCTCGACGATTCGTGCGCGAAGACTCACCACGGATTCCGGTTGGACGAGCGCGCGCGTGCCGGTGCCAACTCCGTAGAGGAAAATGCCGGGTCGCGCCAGCGACCACCGCGACGTCGTCACGCGCGACAGCGCGGCAGAATTCTCGGTGTGGAGGAGCGCCGGACGCGCGGGCAATTGCTCGAGTGCGTGCTCGAACCGCCGTTCCTGTTGGGCGAGCGAACCGTCGTCGAGCTGGGCGGAATGGAAATGCGTGAACGCGCCTTGGGGCGGCGATGCTTCGAGGAGGCCGCGCAGCGCTCGGACCTCGTCCCAGTGGACGCCGGCGCGGTGCATGCCGGTGTCGATGGCGAGGTGCCAGTCCTGGTGTCCGGCCCCGATCGCACGCCACGCCTCGATCTGTTGGGCGGTGCCGAGCGCTGGCGTTAGGCGCAAGGCGCGGAGGTCGGCGAGCTCGTCGGCGAGTGTCGGAGTGAACACGACGATCGGCCGGACGACGCCGGACTCACGGAGCTCGCGTCCTTCTTCGACGGTGGCAACGCCGAAGCCCCACGGCGAGACGGACTCGAGCGCGCGCGCCGCGGCGACAGCGCCGATCCCGTAGCCATCGGCTTTGATCATCGGGAGGAGCGCGGCGGCGCGGGCGGCCATCACGGCCCCATTGCGGCGTAACGCGCCCAGATCGATTTCGACCCAGGCGCGTGTCATCGACGTTCGCGTTGACGCATCATCGTTCGGGCGGGTAGTATACCGGCCCGGGAGGAACGATGCAAGCTAAATCAACGCTTGAAGATGCGCTCGCGCTCATGCGCGATCTTCGCGCGCGGTGCGAGTGGGATCGCGAGCAGACGCACGCCTCGCTGCGACCGTACTTGATCGAGGAGACGCACGAGCTCGACGACGCCCTGCGCTCCAACGACGCGGACGCGATGCGCGAGGAGTTAGGCGATGTCCTGCTGCAGGTGCTCTTCCACTCCGTGCTTGCCGAAGAAGCAGGCGACTTCGATGCGCACGACGTGGCGGGCGGCCTGATCGAGAAGATGAAGCGGCGTCATCCGCATCTATACGGCGGCGGCGTGAAAGAGCGCTGGGAAACGATGAAAGCGCGCACGCGCGGTTCGCTCACCGAGGGGCTGCCGTCGGGACTCCCGGCGTTGCATCGTGCCCAACGACTGCAGGACCGCGCGGCGGGTGTCGGGTTCGACTGGCCCGATGTCGAAGGACCGGCGCTCAAGGTGGAGGAAGAGCTCGCCGAGGTGCGCGAGCAGCTGGCGCGGCCGCGGGAGGACGCGCGCGACGCACTCGAGGCTGAGTTAGGCGACCTGCTGTTCGCGGTGGTCAATCTGTGCCGCCGCGCCAACGTGCACGCGGCGGTGGCGCTCGATCGCGCGAACGAGAAATTCGTGCGCCGGTTCGAGGGCATGGAGCGTCTGGCGGCCGAGCGGCACGTCGCGCTGTCGTCGTTGGACGCAACCGGACTCGATGCGCTCTGGAACGAGGTCAAGGGAGCGGAATGAGTCCCGAGGCAGCACAACACCTCATCTGCTTTATCTAACAAACAACATTATATACGCGTGTATAAGCCGTTGCTGCGCCTTACGAAAGCGTGGCTAGGCAGTGCGACTTCACGGCCTTAGTCTATTCATGAGCCGCGGAAACGCAATCGCTTCTCGCAAGTGCGGCAGTCCGCAAATCCACGCGATCGTGCGCTCGAGTCCGAGCCCGAAACCAGAGTGGATGAAGGTTCCGTAGCGCCGTAAGTCCAGGTACCAGTCGTACGCTGCCTCAGGCAACTTCTCGGCGCGGATGCGCGCGAGCAGACGATCGTAATCGTCTTCGCGCTGACTGCCACCGATGATCTCGCCGTAGCCTTCGGGCGCCAGCAGGTCGTCGCAGAGCACAGTGCGCGGGTCGGCCGGATTCTCCTTCATGTAGAACGCCTTTGCCTCGCGCGGATAGTTCATTACGAACACGGGCTTGTCGTACTCGGCCACGATGAGCGATTCGTCTTCGGCGCCCAGGTCATCGCCCCAGGCGGTCGCACTGCCCTTTCGATGCAACAGCGAGATCGCATCGCCGTAATCGAGTCGTACGAACGGCGGCACCACGCGCTCGAGCGGCGCGGTGTCGCGCTCCAGCACGACGAGGTCATCGGCGCAGCGATCGAGTGCACGACGAACCAGGTACGAGACGAAGTCTTCCTGAAGGCGCACGTTGTCGTCGCTGTCGTTCCAGGCGACTTCCGGCTCGATCATCCAGAATTCGGTGAGGTGCCTTCGCGTCTTCGACTTTTCGGCGCGGAAGGTTGGACCGAACGTGTAGATGCGGCCGAACGCCGCCGCGGCAGCCTCGCCATACAGCTGTCCAGTCTGGGCGAGGTAGGCGTTGCCTTCGTCGAAGTATTCGGTGGAAAAGAGTCCCGATCGCTCACCGATGGCCGCCGTGAGAATCGGCGTGTCCACACGGAGGAAGCCTCGTGCGTAAAAGAAGTCATGAATCGCTTGTTCGACCTCGTTGCGCACGCGAGCGATCGCACGCTGCCGGGGCGATCGCAGCCAGAAGTGGCGATGGTCGAGCAGAAAATCGATGCCGTGTTCTTTCGGCTGGATGGGGTAGTCGAGCGAGCTTGCGCCGATGATCTCGAGATTGGTGACGGCCATCTCGATGCCGCCGGGCGAGCGTTCTTCAGCGTGCACCTCGCCGGTCATGGCGACCGAGGTCTCCGTGGTCAACGCCGTGAAACGTTCCCAGATCTCGGGTGCGATTTGCGTTTTTACGAGGACGCCTTGTATCTGTCCGGTACCGTCGCGCAAGACGACGAACGCGATTTTTCCGGACGAGCGCAGATGGGTGACCCATCCGCGAACGGTGACAGAGCGGCCGACGTGCTGTTTCAGCTCGTCAATGCGAGGAGTACTCAATGTCCTTGAGGCGGTTAGAGTTACGGGGCGGGATCGGCAAGCTACGAACGACTGACGGCACTGTCAACTTATCACTGAACTCACGGGATTTTCCCGCTAGCGTGCGGTGTCCCGGAGATGTACGATGCAGGCGAGCGTATGAAGCGCAACGGTAGCGCGCTCGTCGGCAGCGGATGTATGCGAGGCACTGATTTCGCGTGGCGTGTCAGAGGCACGCGGCATGCCGCGTGGTGTATGATCCCGGTGCGGCGTCGTGAGCTCGCGCGGCGCTCCAGCAGCTCCATCACGATCCCGGCTGATCAGCCAGCCGGCACAGGACTCATACAGGACTTCATGCCGCGACGTTCTCAAGTACAGCGGCCCGGCTGCCCCGGCGATGCCACGCTCCGCGTCATTCGCCGTGCCGGCCCAGCGGTCACGTTAGGCCGCCACGCTCACTCGACGATCGGCGGGTCGCGCCCGTGAGCATTCGGTCCAAGTTAGGCGCTGGCCTCGTCGCCATCGCGCTCGTACTCCTGGTCCCTTTGTTCCTGGCTCTCCAGTCGCTGGAGAAGCTGCACTCGTTCACCACCGTGCTGCAGAAGCGAGAGTTCGCGGCGTCGCTGCTGCTCAACCGCATGCGGGCCGGCACGGACGAGCTGCGCCGCCTCGATCTCTCGCTCGTCTTCCTGCACCAGCCGCAGATCCGCGCGTCGATGGACTCGCAGCTCACCGCCCTGGCCGCGACGTCCGACTCGCTCGCGCACCTTGGCATGCAGTCCGCGTCGACCAAAATCGGCACGGCGGTAGCGCAGGTCGCGTCGTTCGTGCCGAGCGAGTATGCAGCCGCCGCGGCGGGCCAGGCGAAGATCGCGGACTCGGTGTCGACGCAGCACCTGATTCCAGCGATCGCGGCAACGGAGCGCGAACTCACGTCGGCCGAAGGCGTGCTACGCGATCGATCCAGCCGGCTCGTCGCCGAAGCAACCGCGGAAACGGAACAGGCACGCAACGCGGCGGCGCTCGGCTTGCTCGTGGCGGCGACGCTGGCGCTCATCATATCGATTCTGCTCTGGCGCACGATCGGCGGACCGATCCGCGATCTCGAGCACGGCATGGCGCAGATGGCGGACGGGAATTTCGGATATCGACTGCGTGTGAACGCGCGACGAAAAGACGAATTCGGCCACCTGGCCGAGAGTTTCGGGTCGATGGCGCATCAACTGGCAGCGCTCGATCGGCTGAAGGCAGAGTTCGTATCCGTCGCGTCGCACGAGCTCAAGACGCCGATCAACGTCATCCTCGGCTACCTGCAACTGATCGACGAAGGCGTGTACGGCACGGTGTCGCCCAAGATGCACGAGATCGTGCGCACGCTCGACTCGCAGACGCGCTCGTTGTCCCGGCTGGTGCATCAGTTGTTGGACGTGAGTCGGTTCGAGGCAGGCGGCGGCAAGCTCGATCTTCGCCCAACGAACCTCGATGCGTTCCTGGCCGAATTGGAGGAAACGTTCCGCGTGTTGTCGATGCAGCGCGGCATCGATTTCCGCGTCGAGCGCGCGGGTGTGCTGCCCGCCGAAGTGCTCTGGGATCCGGACCGCATCAGCGAGGTGCTCGGGAATCTCGTCGCGAACGCGTTCAAGTTCACCGAGCGCGGCGGATCGGTGGAGCTTCTCGTCGACGCGACGGAGGAGCAGGTGTACCTGGATGTGCGCGACACCGGCGCGGGCATTCCGCCGCAGCAGCTGCCGCACATCTTCGAGAAGTTTTTCCAGGCGGACAATCAGGAAGCAGCGGCGCACGCCGGCAGTGGACTCGGCCTGGCGATCGCGCGGCAGATCGTGGTCGCGCACGGCGGCCAGATTTCGGTCGAGAGCATCGTCGGGGTGGGCACGACGTTTCACTTGACGCTTCCCATGCGCGCCGGTGGTCGGGTGCACGAGCGGCCCCGCACGCCGATGTTCGGGGTTCCGGCGTGAGGCGATGGCTGTTGGTCGGGCTCACGCTGCTCGTCGCCGCGTGCGCCACGACGTCTGCACGACGCACGATGCCGCCTGCCGCCGACGACTGGATCGGCACGATCGGCGCGGCGAAGAATCAGGTTGCGTTAGGCCACTTCGACGACGCCGACAAAGCGCTGTACGAGTTCACGCAGCGCTATCCGTCGAGCCCGGAGGCGCGCGAGGCGACTTATTGGCGGGCGCTGTTCAAGCTCGATCCGGCGAATCGCGGCGGCAGTCCGCGGGCCGCGACGGAGCGGCTGGACGAATATCTCTCCGACACGACCCTGTCGCTCCACCGGGCGGAAGCGGCGACGCTGCGCCGCATCGCGGCCGAATTGGATTCGCTCGCCCAACGGGCGCCGGTGGTGGCGTCCAACGACTCGGCGCGCCTGGCCGACGCCCAGAAGGCGCAGCAGCGCGAGGACGATCTTCAGAAGGAGATCAAAGGGCTGCGCGACCAGTTGGACAAGACGAACGCCGAGTTAGAGCGGATCAAGAAGCGCCTGCAAGAGCGAACACCGTAAGGCGGACACGTCGGACAAAGCCGGATACAGCCGGAGACTGCGGGCGAAGGAGGCGCGAACACACCGTAAGGCGGACACGTCGGACAAAGCCGGAAACAGCCGGAGACCGCGGGCGAAGGAGGCGCGAACACACCGCTAGGCGCTGAAGGCGTTGCCTAACGGAGCACTGGGGGCTCTGCCTGTGAAAACAGAACGCCCAACGCCGTGTCCGGCCGTGTCCGCCTTACGCTTTTTGCTCCCGCTTTGTCCGGCCGTGTCCGCGTTGTCCGCCTTTCGCTCTGGCTCCGGCTTTGTTCGGCCGTGTCCGCCTTACCCGACGCGGAACAGTTCCAGCGCCCGGCGGTACCGCTCGCCTAACGCTGCGCGCAGCGGCGCGTGGTCGCGACCCCGGAGATCGGGGTCGGACGCCAGAATCGCTTCGGCGGCCGCGCGGGCGATCGCGAACAGGGCTTCGTCCTTGAGCGGGTCGGCGATGCGGAAGGTGGGGTCGCCGCTCTGCTGCGCGCCGAAGAGGTCGCCCATGCCGCGGAGCCGGAGGTCGGCGCGGGCGATCTCGAAGCCGTCGTCCGTGCCGACGAACACCTCGAGCCGCGCGCGCGTCTCCGGGCCCGGGTCGCCTAACAGAATGCAATAGCTGGCCGATCCGCCGCGACCGACGCGGCCGCGGAGCTGGTGGAGCTGCGACAGGCCGAAGCGCTCCGGATGCTCGATCACCATCACCGTCGCGTTGGGCACGTCGATGCCGACCTCGATCACCGTCGTCGCGACCAGCACGTCGATCTCGTGATCGCGGAACGCGCGCATCACCTGGTCGCGCTCGTCGGGCGGCAGGCGGCCGTGCAGCAGCGCCACGCGCCGGTGCGCGAACGGGCCGCGCGAGAGCTCGGCGTGCATCGTCGCAGCGGCCTTGAGGTCGGTCTTCTCCGATTCCTCGATCACCGGATACACCACGTAGCCCTGCCGCCCCTCGGCCAGCTGGCGCTCGACCGCCTCGAGCACGGCGCCGCGGCGCGACGACGGACGCAGGACGGTTTTCACCGGCAGACGGCCGGGCGGCCGCTCGTCCAACACGCTGACGTCCAGATCGCCCAGCGCCGTGAGCGCCAGGGAGCGCGGAATCGGCGTGGCGCTCAGGAGCAGCACGTCGGGACGGCCGGAGGGCGCGCCGGGGGCGGCCTTCGCGCCCAACGCGGCGCGCTGCTCGACGCCGAAGCGCTGCTGTTCGTCGATGGCGACGAACCCCAGGCGTCCGAACCGCGTGTCTTCCTGCACCAGCGCGTGCGTGCCCACCGCGATGAGCGGCGACGTGCCTGCCAGCCGCGCCGCGCGCTCGCGGCGCTCGGACGCCGTGAGGCGGCCCGTCAGCAGCACCGGTTCGATGCCTAACGGACCCAGCAGCCGCGTCAGCGTGGCGGCGTGCTGCTCGGCCAGCAGCTCCGTCGGCGCCATCATCGCCGCCTGATAGCCGTTCTCGAGCGCCAGCAGCGCCGCGAACAGCGCCACTACCGTCTTGCCGCTGCCGACGTCGCCCTGCAACAGCCGGTGCATGCGCCGGTCGCCGCACATGTCGGCCACGATGTCGCGGATGGCGCGCGTCTGCGCCCCGGTGAGCTCGAACGGCAGCTCGCGCTTGAGGCGGCTCGTGAGCTCGCGCTTGTTCACGAACGCGATGCCCGCGCGCCGCTCGCGGGCCAGCTCTTTGGCGCGGAGCTGCAGCAGGTTCACGAACAGCGCTTCCTCGAGCGCCAGCCGCGAGCGGCCGCGCTCCGCCTCGGCGAGCGTCGCCGGACGGTGCACCATGCGCAGCGCCTCGCGGAGCGGCGGCACGCCGGCCCGCTCCATCAGCTCGCGCGGCAGCGACTCGCGGACTAACGGAAGCAGCGCGTCCAGATGCGCGTGCACGATCGCGCGGATCTGCTTGAACGACAGCCCTTCCGTGGCCGGGTACACCGCGAGCACGCGTCCGCCGCTCACGTCGTCCGTCTCGGCGCCTCCGCCCAGGTTCACCATCTCGCGCGGCTGCAGCTGCCGGCCGTGGAAGAACCGCACGCGGCCGGTGACCAGCAGCACGTCATCCTTCTCCACCACGCGGTCGAGGAACGGCTGGCCTGGCCACGCCGCTTCGATCAAGCCCGTCGGGTCCTTGAGCACGGCCTGGAAGATCCGCAGGCCTTTGCGCGTGGGGATGATTCCCTTCGAGATCACCGTGCCGATCACCGTCGCATCCATGCCCGGCGCGAGCGTCGAGATGCGCGCGACGGTGCTCGCGTCGTGGTAGCGGTGCGGGAGGTGGTAGAGGAGGTCGCGCGCCGTGCGGACGCCGAGCCGGTGCAGCGCTTCGGCGCGGCGCGGGCCGACGCCTTTGAGATACGCGACGTTGGTGTCGAGGTTCGCCACGGTTAGGCGTTAGGCGGCTACTCGGCGAAGAGATCGCGGGCGTACTGCGCCGCGTCGAACGGCACCAGGTCGTCCGCCTTCTCGCCGACGCCGACGAACTTGATCGGCACGTCGAGCGCTTCGTGCACCGCCACCACGATGCCGCCGCGCGCCGTGCCGTCGAGCTTCGTGATCACCACGCCGCTGAGCGGCACCGACGCCGAGAACGAGCGGGCCTGGGCGACGGCATTCTGGCCGATGGTGCCGTCGAGCACGAGCAGTGTTTCGTGCGGCGCGCCGGGCAGGCGTTTCGCGATCACGCGCGCCACCTTCTGCAGCTCGGTCATGAGATCGTCCTGCGTGTGCAGACGGCCCGCGGTGTCCACGATCACCACGTCGGCGCGGCGCGCCACCGCGGCGTCGATGGCGTTGTACGCGACCGCCGCCGGGTCGCTGCCCTGCGCGCTGCCGATGAATTGCGCGCCGACGCGCTCGGCCCACACGCGCAGCTGGTCGATCGCGCCGGCGCGATACGTGTCGCCGGCGGCCACGACCACCTGCGTGCCCTGCCGGCGCAGCCGCGCCGCGAGCTTGGCGATGAACGTCGTCTTGCCGGCGCCGTTCACCCCCACGACGAGAACCACGGTCGGCGACGCGCCTAACGCCAACGCCGGATCGCTCTGCCCTGCGCGCAGCGATGTCTCGACGCCCGTGCGCAGCGCGTCCAGGAACTCGTCCTGCGTCCGCACGTAGCCGAGCTTCGCCGCGGACTCGACGTCGGCGACGAGCCGCACGCTCACGGGAACGCCGAAGTCGGCGTCGAGGAGCAGCTCTTCCAGCTGCTCGAGCGAGCCGGCATTGACGCCGCCGCGGACCACCACGCCGACGTCGAACAGCGCGATGTCCTTGAGGCGCTGCCAGAACGAGCGTCGCGGGGCGTCGTCGGCGCGGCGAAGAATGCGCATGGCTACGAATCGAAATCCGGTTGCAGTTAGGCGAAGCCGCTAGCGCAATCCGCGCCGGCGGCGCAGGAGCCACTCGATGCACAGCGCGGCGATGAGCGCGATGTAGCTCCACCACATGTCGCGCAGCCGCGGCTGATCGCCGAACGACGTCGCCCCGCCCACCGGTCCGCCGCGCACCGCGCCCGCGCGCGGCAGCAACTCGCGCGAAGGATTCACTACCAGCACCGCGGCGCCCCCGACCACGCGCGCATCGTACACGCCGGGCGGCATCGGGTCTGTCTGCGCAACCGTGGCGCCCGCGCCGAACCGCAGCGTAAGCGAATCATCGCGCGCCGTACCACGACGTCGCAGCACCACGCGCACGACGCTGTCTTTCGATGCGGCAGTCCCGCGCCGCCAACGCACCGGATCGCCGGCGCGCACCACGCCCTCGGCAGGCGTCGCCGCCCGAGGATCGGGACGCTCCGCACTCAACCAGTCAAATATACTCCCCCACAAGGCGACGAACGCGTCGGCGCTGGCGCCGCCGCGGAACTGCCACCGCCAGAACCCGGACGCGCTCACGACGACCACGCGGCGACCCTGCGCCGCGCCGCCGGCAATCGCCGGCCGCCGATCGTACTGCCTCGCGCGCGCCACCGTGAGCGCCTCCCACTCGCCGGTGGGCGCACGGGGCGATACCGTGATCGGCGGCAGGCTGTCCCACACGATGCCCGCCAGCGCGCCCGCGATCGGCGACGGCGGCGCATCGATCGCGTACCACTCGCCCGTCGTATCCGCCGACGGAACCACGAGCGCCAACGAACCCGTCATCGCCGTGCGCGGCGCACCGAAATAGCTCGTGTCGCCGTGCAGAATGGCGAGCGGCGCGTCGTGCATCGCGCCCTTCACCGTGCGCTCGTCCACCGGCGCCAGGGATCCATCCTGGCGCCACTGTCCGGGCGCGACGCGAAAGTACGCACGCGTGGGCAGCGCGACGGCGCCGCGCAGCACCGGCAGCACGAACCGCGCATCGAAGTCCGGCGACGTCGACGCGAGCACGGCGCCCGCCGCGCGCGCCACGTCCACGGCTACGCCTAACGTATCGTTGCGCGCTTCGCGATCTCCCGGTACGGTGACGACGGCGTCGAGCACCGATGGCCCAACGGGGCCGGCGATCGGCGCCCGCACCGTGATCGTCCGCTCGGCCCGGGCGGGCATCGAGTCGAGCGCCACCGACGTCAGCACGCGGCCGCCGAGCAGAATCCGGATGCTGCCCGGCGGCGTGGCGAGCGAATCGGCGCGGACGCCCACATGCAGCTCCACCGTGTCGCCGCTGACGGCTGCGCGCGGCGCATCGAGCGACACGACCGCGACGTCGCGCACGGGCGGGTGTGCGAGCACCACGATGCGCGAGCCGGCGGGAAAGCCGGGCAGCGCCGCCGGGTCGTCGATCTCGCCATCGGTGATGAGGTCGAGCGGCCGCCCCGCGCCTAACGCACGCTCGGCCAGCGCACGGGCGCGGGTCGACACGTCGGCCGGCTCCGGCGTGCGCGGCGCGCGGCGCACGCTGTCGCCGAAGAGCAGCACCGAATCGGGCGTCAGCGACTGCGCCTGGCGGCGCGCGCCGTTCCAGAGCGCGGTGTCGCCGTCGCGGGTCCAGCTCTCCGAGGCATCGAGCGCCACGAGCGGCGGCAGCGGATGGCGCGGGCCCGCCGGCGCGTCGAGCAGCAACGCCACGCCTAACGCAATGGCGATGGCCCGCAGCCCCGCGGGCACCCATCGCCTCGGGTACAGCCAGGCGGCGATCCCCGCCCCGATGGCGACGGCGATGATCCAGGAGAGCACGAGTGCGCGGGACGCTTGACGTGACGGGGAAGGAAACCGGTGAAGGCCCCTTCCCTACCCCACGGCGCCCGAGAGTTTCGCCAGCAGCGAATCGCGCGTCGCGTCGAACTTGGACTGCTCCGCGGCCGCGACAGGAAGGCCGGTATCACGCTTGAGCGCCGTGCGCGGGTCGCGCTGGCGTCCGTCCACCAGGATCTCGAAGTGGAGGTGCGGACCCGTCGCCAGACCCGTCATGCCCACGTAGCCGATCGTCTGTCCGATCGCGACCACGCGGCCGGGGCGAATGCCGCGCGCGAATCCGCGCAGATGGCCGTAGCGACTCACGATGCCGTTGCGATGCCGGATGTCGATCATGTTGCCGTAGCCGCCGCGTCGGCCCGCAAAGATGACGACGCCGTCGCTGATGGCGCGCACCGGCGTGCCCGCGTTGGCCGCGTAGTCGGTTCCCGTGTGGTTGCGCCAGATGCCGAGGATTGGATGCAGGCGGCGCCCGAAGGTGCTCGAGATCCGTCGAAACTCGAGCGGCGCACGCAGAAACGCGGCGCGCATCGAACGGCCCGTCTGGTCGAAGTACTCGGCGCGCCCGGGCGCTTCGGTGAATCGCACCGCGTCCGTCTCGGTGCCCGACAGATCGAACCGGGCGGCGAGGATGTTGCCGACGCGTACCACGCCGCCGGGCCCCTGGGAGCGCTCGAAGAGAACGCGGAACGCGTCGCCGGGCTGGAGCTCGCGGCTCATGTCCACGCGATACTCGTAGATGTCGGCGAGCGACCACGCGAGCTCAGAGCGCGCGCCCTTGGGCAGCACGCCGGCCGCGGAATCGTCGAGCGCGGCGTACAGGTTGGAGGTGATGACGCCGTGGACGGCGATCGTATCGGTGTGCCACGGCAGCCGTTCGTCGGCGCCGGTCCAGGCGCTGTCGCCTAACCGTGTGACGTGGACCAGGTGGTCGACGGCCAGCTGGAACACGACTTCCGACGGCGTCGAATCGCCGCGGGGGGTGCGCACGA
This genomic stretch from Gemmatimonadaceae bacterium harbors:
- a CDS encoding cytidine deaminase yields the protein MVGGRLSRSRRVVSPGAARRVTHSASGSALVGVPTGTSDADWRELRAMAFAALDHAYAPYSRFRVGAAIRSSDGRIYAGCNVENASYPASMCAERVAVATAVADGARDFVALVIASEAAVPAAPCGLCRQVLGELGPRLEISSCTSRGVESRWSISSLLPSPFTSQSLDRS
- the asnS gene encoding asparagine--tRNA ligase produces the protein MSTPRIDELKQHVGRSVTVRGWVTHLRSSGKIAFVVLRDGTGQIQGVLVKTQIAPEIWERFTALTTETSVAMTGEVHAEERSPGGIEMAVTNLEIIGASSLDYPIQPKEHGIDFLLDHRHFWLRSPRQRAIARVRNEVEQAIHDFFYARGFLRVDTPILTAAIGERSGLFSTEYFDEGNAYLAQTGQLYGEAAAAAFGRIYTFGPTFRAEKSKTRRHLTEFWMIEPEVAWNDSDDNVRLQEDFVSYLVRRALDRCADDLVVLERDTAPLERVVPPFVRLDYGDAISLLHRKGSATAWGDDLGAEDESLIVAEYDKPVFVMNYPREAKAFYMKENPADPRTVLCDDLLAPEGYGEIIGGSQREDDYDRLLARIRAEKLPEAAYDWYLDLRRYGTFIHSGFGLGLERTIAWICGLPHLREAIAFPRLMNRLRP
- a CDS encoding phosphopentomutase codes for the protein MTRRAIILVLDGVGIGAAPDADVYGDAGSNTLGNLARAVGGMELPNLERLGLGCIAELDGVAPAQRPGAAWGTMRPASVGKDSTIGHWEIAGVRLERPFPTYPNGFPDPLVREFSERTGRGVLGNIAASGTEVIEKYGAEHERTGRWILYTSADSVFQVAAHERIVPLEELYAACEIARSMLVAPNDVARVIARPFTGEPGAYRRTAARRDFAIEPPERTLLDALAERGIARMGVGKVDDLFAGRALSSVHTSDNAAGIAEIHRALDALTGGLLFANLVDFDQLWGHRNDISGFYEGLRAFDSALPGIEGALREDDLLFLTADHGNDPTTPSTDHARERVPLLVLGSRVHPRSLGERSTFSDLGVTVAEWLGVDFRDRGVSFLPELLAA
- the mazG gene encoding nucleoside triphosphate pyrophosphohydrolase — protein: MQAKSTLEDALALMRDLRARCEWDREQTHASLRPYLIEETHELDDALRSNDADAMREELGDVLLQVLFHSVLAEEAGDFDAHDVAGGLIEKMKRRHPHLYGGGVKERWETMKARTRGSLTEGLPSGLPALHRAQRLQDRAAGVGFDWPDVEGPALKVEEELAEVREQLARPREDARDALEAELGDLLFAVVNLCRRANVHAAVALDRANEKFVRRFEGMERLAAERHVALSSLDATGLDALWNEVKGAE
- the alr gene encoding alanine racemase encodes the protein MTRAWVEIDLGALRRNGAVMAARAAALLPMIKADGYGIGAVAAARALESVSPWGFGVATVEEGRELRESGVVRPIVVFTPTLADELADLRALRLTPALGTAQQIEAWRAIGAGHQDWHLAIDTGMHRAGVHWDEVRALRGLLEASPPQGAFTHFHSAQLDDGSLAQQERRFEHALEQLPARPALLHTENSAALSRVTTSRWSLARPGIFLYGVGTGTRALVQPESVVSLRARIVEIHTLDDGDSVSYDATHRIAGSRRIATLPLGYADGYRRVLGNRTQVLVAGRCAPVVGVVTMDMTMIDVTDIACDVGDVVTLIGRDGVRERSVESVAHDGGLSPYELLTALQSRLPRVYVNAS